DNA from Rhinatrema bivittatum chromosome 1, aRhiBiv1.1, whole genome shotgun sequence:
CGTGTCCAAATCATTTTTACACTCAGCTACGCTAGCtacctttaccacattctctagcaatgaattccagagcttaattgtgtgttgagtgaaaaataattttctccaatttgttttgaatgtgctacttaaacttcatagagtgtcccctagtctgtaTTTTTTGaacgagtaaataaccgatttacatttgcattctattccactcatgattttatagacctctatcatatcctctctcagccataacttctccaagctaaacagccctaacaacctctttagcttttcctcatagaaaAGCTGtaccatcccatttatcattttggtcacccttctatgcaccttttctaatgttttttgagatgtggcgactagaactgttcgcagtactccaggtgtggcctcactatggagaaatacagaggcataataagattctctgttttattcttcattccttcctaataattcctaacattgtttgattttttgaccgcCACCGTACAAAATATTGTCCACTGTGATATCTATATcctttcctaatatggaacttaacatcatgtaactatagtgtgggttacttttctccATGTACATCATTGTGcttttgtctacattaaattcatctgccatttgaatgcataGTCTTTCAATCTtataaggtcctcttgcaattttttatCATCAATTAGTGATTTAAGaaattggaataattttgtgtcatctgcaaatttgatcaccttaccaTTATTCCTCTTTTCATATCttctgtataaataaaaatgtaaatgttcgtttgttcaaaatcttaaatctccaaaagttcttcaccgattgctttgaaattttgacacaacgttgcattcaatttcgtgcgtgtttttatatacctatattatatagatgtcacacgtgtgacaggtaaaaacatgatttttgGGAAAAGCAGTGCCATCTGTTGgatgtaaaagcaacacacgctatctctgactgacggaccgcaaatgcgcagtagagagcagctctacctcGCATGTGGGGACCacagagctctgcgctacgtgctgggtgtcacagaggggaggaggaaagggcagacgagtcgccactccgagaaatggctcagcccgttcttCCACCgctggagaaggggggagggagtagggactgccggacagttacacaaaggaggaggaaagggtaaaagagtcgccgagccagtccgtccaccgccagggaagggggggagggagttgggacagccagagcagagcaaatgcgcattgtgaaattaaaccagactgagccacggcaacgcgctccgagaaacggctcagcccgttcctccgccgctggggaaggggcgagggagtagggactgccggacagttacacaaaggaggaggaaagggtaaaagagtcgccgagccagtccatccactgttggggaagggggggagggagggagttgggatggccggagcagagctaatgcgcattgtgaaattaaacctgaCTGAGCCAAGGCAAcgtgtggccgggtacagctagtaatttataaatatattaaaaagcacctgaggcactccactgtttacccagaACATTTGCTTGTTCTCTATAAGCCCTCAAAATGTGGAGGGATCTCAGAAACAAACTAATCACAAAAGAAGAAACAAACCCAAGCAAAACAGTCAGCTGAGGGCGAACACTATAATATATATCACATCAAACACCCTCTATCCCAGAAACTGGTAAAGAAGAAGAAGGCAATCCATTGCcaaaatatttttgcaaattTTAGGTCATAGAAAACACATCTAGCACTACAAATTTAATCAATATCTAGCAGGGAAACTCCCTAAGCTCCTGACACATTTGAACAAAAGATTTCCTTTATTTCTGTATTTGCTTACGTAGATCAGGAAAAACCTGTATCTTCTGACCCATGGACAAAGTGTCTTTATAGcgaaaaaataaatgcataactgAGTCTTTATCAGATTCAAAGACAAAAGGAAATCAACACCACAGCCTGGTCAGAAACATCTTCCATTGAGGATTCTAAAATCTAGCCCAGTTCAGATTGTCCATGGGAGTTACTCTCAGCAGACGCAGCACCTTCTTCACGCTTcttaaaaggaaaataataaaccTTGTTCAATGGGGGAACAGCATCCATTGGCATATGCAAATTCTCAGGCGTGTATGTTTTAATAATTCTTTTGAGGCAATATTAGATACACAAGGAAAGTTAATAGCTCTCAGATTAAGTTGGTAAAGGCTGTTTTCACATACTCTGTGATGAATGAAACTAGAATCTTGTGCCACATCCGTCTCAAAATCAGAGAGCCCCTTGAACTGAGATTGTAGCTCCTTGATAACCTCCTCCTGGCTCTCTAACTTAGCCTCCCTCAACACCATTTGTCCTTGAAACATTTAAAGAAGAGTCCATATTAGAAACTGTAGCACATGCAGCTCTTTCCAGGGCCACGATAGCCTGCCAATCTGGTCCAATCTGGACCAGGCATACCAGCGGCAGAGTCCATGGGGGAAGTGGGGGGTGTcaagagagaggaagaaatcACACCGAGCAGTCTGACGCTCCCTACCACTTACATCCAAAGCTAACATCTCAGGGAGCAGATGCACATCCTCTCGAAGAGACCTGTTAGCTAACATGTGACTCCGGCACCTTCACTTGGCACAGCCTTGGAATAAACAGACAATGTCTCCTGTGTTAAAACGCGGCGCCTCTGACACGCCTCCTCTCCCACCCAGGCTCAGAACCGATGGTGGCAGATGATCAtcagggctgagggaaacctctgcCTCCAGTCAGGTTGACCCTCTCTCATCAAACCTGGCAACAAGGGACTGCCCTGACCCAACCCTCAAAGATCCTCCATGGGTCACAATCTGCTCAAGTGATGACTGAGCCAATGGCCGACTCGGCCACGGGAGGCCCCTTCtaatcttcccttttctcttcacCATAGGTAAAAGACGGCAAACTTCAGTAAGGCAAAAAGATGGCAGCAACAAAGAGGACTGTCTGAGAGCATCTCACCTCATCAGCACCATTTAGGATCCCCCTACCTTCCCTAGTTTTTAATCGAGGCACACACTACAAATTATTTAACCCCACAATTTCACCTCTCCTCAAACTTTTTAAGTGCCAATATTACTCAGCAAGCAATAGTCACTAGCAAAATCTTCTCCTTTCAATACTCCCTTACTCCTTGTTCTGTTCATACTGTGGCACTATTTCTAGATTGCTTGTGTGATTATGTTTGCGCTTTTCTGCTGGATTTCACTCCAAAACTCTATTCACATACAGGTAAACCAGTCTTAACTACTTCAGGGGTAGGCAACTGCAATCCTGAAGTGCCACAACCGGACAGCCACAATGAATGTACATAAGATTTTTTCAGACGATGGAGGCAtttttcatacaatggaggcattgcatacagtggaggtatATGCATATGCATAACGTATATGCATATGCATATAcgttatgcatatttattgtggatatcctgaaaaccactcCAGCACCAGAGTTGCCTACGCCTGAACTACTCTGATAACATCTAATTTTATAACCAAActacttccctggatgggattAATGATCCCCTAGATATTAATGTGAATGCTTGTTCACTGCTTTGACCTGATTTTTACTTGTAAACAGCACTTTATAAActttatattaaatataaaataagcatGAAAATTATATAATAAGCAAACAATAAAAAGCCCTATAAACATTTtgctgtacgtacctggatcaggcCAGACTTCTGggttcatttccccctgccagcagatggagacagagaaaaaagctTTGCTGACACAGTATATAACCAACAGTGCCccttgcagttcctcagtatttctctttctccagcagatggcagagggtgaATCCTATAGTTCTGTGGTTTACCAATTTTTTTTgaccaatattttttttctttgagcctTCCTCCGTGGGCATTttcccatatgagacctctacagatggcattgttgtcccgctggaagccagtgttGGAGGAGTATCATATCCAGTTGCCTCTTGAGGGTTTTGCGAGAGagagtctgtcatggtggcttcaGACTTCCAATCTCATTCAGGGAGTGGACCTTGAGGCTCCGGATTGAATGGTAGTCagtaccgatgccagtctctctggatgggAGCAGTTTGTCACTCTCATTCTGTTCAGGGTTCCTGGTCCACAAGAGAGTCTGCATGGTCTATCAACGgctagagaccagggcggttcgctTGGCCTTGAAGGAGTTTCTGCTGCTGCTACAGAATCGTCCGGTTCGAGGGCTGTCTGACAACGCAACAACAGTGGCGTATATAAATCGACAGGGCTATTGTCAGCCCCACAAgacttcacaaaatgcttggccGTGGTGGCGGTGCACCTTCGCAGGCTGAgggtgcattttttttccttatctggatgattggctggtcaagagcacatctcaggcagttCCATGCGCTTGACCACCCGGtagttggagtcactagggtttgtcatcaactacccaaagtcccatctcagcctgtcacttcaattggacttcataggagccctgctggacacagcttaggccaaggccttcctgcctcattAAAGAGCTGTCATTTTGACGACCATCACgacagagattcagcagagccagcaggtgtcagcctggcatatgttgaggctgttgggccgtATGGCCACAACTATCCATGTCACTCCTTAGCACAATTACACATGCGCAGAACCCAATCtaccctgaggttgcagtggtgccaggccacacaGAACTTCCAGGACTGCATTTGAATCACCCTGTCTCTCCGGGACTCGTTGTCCTGGAGGCGGGTACTTTAAAATCTGGAACGAGGGATCTTTTTTTTGAAGTCCCCCTACCTAAATTGTCCTCACTACGGATGTGTCCActctgggctggggagctcatgtagatgggcttagCACCCAGGGTCTGTGGTCTGCTCTGGAAAGcagttgtcaaatcaacttcctggagcttcaggtatgcgttatgggctttcagagatcggttgtccaacaaagttgtcctgatccaaaccaaTAACTAGGTAGCTTTGTGGTATGTCAACATGGGATCGTACCTTctatgtcaggaagcagtccaaaactggtcgtgggccctatcccatgggatggtgctcaggttCATGTACCTGGCCGAGACAGAGAACATGGTAGCAGACAGACCTGAttcgtgccttcagaccccacgagtggtccctggaccaggggctAGCAAATTGGATATTCTGCCTCCAGGGGAGCCCGGGCATAGATCTATTCGCATCCTCTtgccttggttctgctccctgtatagGTCAGActgcaaaccagccttggatgcccttgcccatcattgggacaagggtcttctgtatgcatattctCAGATTCCCTTAATAGCGAAGGCTCTTTTGAAGCTTCTAGAAAGTTTTCCACTAGAAAGTTCTATGGCCTGAAGTGGAAGTTTTcaatgtggtgtgagcagaaggctctAGCTCCGCTCTCCTGCCCCAcaaaaaaactgcttgattaccttctatccctatcagaagctggcttaaaaaccaactccattagagttcatctcagtgcaattgttGCATACCACCTATAGCTGTACGATTCTTGTGGTGCCTGCTTCAGTTGAGGCCTCCCTAAGGCCTCAAGCTGTGTCTTTGGtcctcaacatggtgttagctgAGCTGATGaaactccttttgagctgctgtgcacctgtgacctgaagtacctgacctggaaggtcatatatTTGGTGGTGGTCAGCTCAGTGCGTAGGGTCAGCaaactccaggccttagtgacttatctgtcttacactaagttttatcatgaatggatggacttgtgtacaCACTCTGCCTAAGGaggtgatggacttccatcttaaccaggtcATTGGACTGccagcattctttcccaggcGCCGTTCACACCAAAGCGAACAAGCACTGCaaagtttggactgcaagcaagccttagctttctatctggagcagacagaagcccatagatagtccacccaactttttatttcttttgataggaataggttgggtattgctgttgccaaacaggcactatccaattggctagcagttTGCATCTTTTGGTTATGCccagggtcatgtcaaggctcattctgtcagagccatggcagcattggtggcctacttgcgagcagttcccatggaggagatctgcaaggctgcatcgtggagttttctccacacattcacatctcactattgtgtGGATAGGGATGTCCAACACAACAGTAGGTTCGGTCAGTCTGTTTGAACTGTAGAACCCAACTTTCTCCACCTAGGGCCTGTTTgcattcaggctgtctcccccctcAGTTACTAACAGCACCATTATTGTTTGGCACATTGGTCCCTGGTTGGGTGCCTGTTTGTCCCCTTTTGTGTTAGGGAGTAGTCTGAAGCTAAGGATTTACCCATGTATgagcactaccatcctgcttgtcctttgagaaagcagagttgcttgcctgtagTAGGTTTTCTctgagggcagcaggatgtttgtcctcaTCAAACGCACCTGCCATCCCATGGAGCtgggtttctcctaatttttttatttatatagaattcTTTGTTATAGGACTGGAGAGGGACTGCgcgtggacacatggtatagggcatgctcagcgtgctaagtcaaagttctagaaactttgacacaagtttttACCATccgggagataatcatacatgtggcattcagtgcaaaagactggatagcctccctcttgctgctggactactctCTCCTTCATAATTTTGTTTGTtatagcagcgattccattaatttgctcaccacagaggtcagactaaccagccggTAGGTCCCAGCTTCCTTACTTACAATTTTTTGAATAGGAGCCCCATCTGCCCATCTCTGGTCCTCTGTAAAGtacgttttaaaaaaaacaaacttttcttcTTTAGTAGCCTGATTATTATTGTAGGGCCCTGGGTGTCCAGAAATCAAGCAGTATGAGGTTTGAAAGGGAAATGTGTACCGGGGGGGTCAGACTACCTGATTGTCTTGCTGTTTTACACGTTAGCCATAGATCGTGCTGATGGATGCTGATGTTTGTGGGATGACTCTGCTGGGATTGTTTTTCGTCTTGATTTTAGATGTTGGGAAGAGGTGAAATTAATGTTTGTTGATAGATGAGGAACATGCTGGTGTGAGGGGGGGCGTTACTCTGCTTACCCTAATCAAGCTTTCTTTCCTTTTAGACGTTTTTAGTGGAGGACCTTGATTTGAACCCAATCTTCAGTGCGATTATGTCCTGGATGTCTGAGTCAGGAGGGTGCTTGCCACCCCCCAACTTTTTGGTTGCACAGAAGAAGGCGGCGCCTGCTGACGTGGGGAatgaggagggagaagatgcTTCTGCTTCAGGTAATGACTGAAATGAACTCGGCCGATGACTTCTGTAAGCAGAGAGTGGAGACGGCAAGTGCACTAATTGAAGTTTCTTGTGATAAAGCTTGGGGAGAGTGGATTTGGGGATAAtgtacagattaaaaaaaatgttttttaaagacttttcaCCCTTTACTGTTACACGTAATAAAAATGCCTCAGGTGCCCAATATAACTCTTCAGAGGTTAATCTTTTATTCTGCCCCCATACCAGCTTTCAAAATCTTTGGATCACTGGGCTAGAGTGCAAACAAGGGTCCCTCAGATGGTGAaggtcatttgttttttttttttttcttttggcaaagAACAAGAATTTGCTACATAAAGTTTATGTGCATCCACCCAGCTGGTAAAATAGGCACATTTCAAGACAAGGATGCCTTTTCTCTTCCCTGTCCAAAGAGATCGATGACCGCCATGAAAGGATATGAAGTGACTGCAATCACAATTACTCAGTGGTTTATTGGGATGGGGGTGCTTGAAGTCAAGGGAGCAAGTCTGACATAAGTTTCATAAGGTTTGTCACATTTTGTGTTGCAGGTTCTGCATCTCTAATGAATGTTACCAAATCGCTGCGAAGAAATCCTCTGCATCCCAGTGTCAAATGTTGTTTGTATCCGCACTCAGAGGAGATCAGCCTTGACAGCCAGGAGGAAAAAGAGGTGGATTCTTTAATGCCTGATGTGCATCACCGCTTGTCTTCTGGCACGACATTTGTCCAGGTGGAGCAAAGCCTCCTGGGACTTGACAACTGTTTGTTTGTCCAAAGAAATCCCATAACGAAGACTCTTCAGGTTCATGTCAAACCAATGTCTGTGGACTCCCTGCACATTGAGTTTTATCATCATGCTGCTTATGCCACCCTTGGACAGCGCTGCGCCAAACTGCATGCTTTGATATGGCAGAGACATCACTTGATGCTGGCCCGGGAGTACATTAGCCGTTTAAAGAGTGCTTCAGATTTCATCCAGAAACTGGCCGGCTTGCTTGCCTCTGACACCTGTGTTCTGGCTGCACAGCAGCACAGTGCAGTTAACAGCAGCAGACCTAGTTGTGGCACAAAGCTGCTGAAAACACTCTGCGAGGAGCTTCAGGTTCACACAAGCCACTGGAGGATCTTACAGAGGACAATCCGGCGGGATCGGTGGCTGAGGCCTCTCTTTCTACAGAAGCCGTGTGCCATAGAACACATGAAAAGAACGTTTGCGCTGCTTTCACTCCGGGCCATCTACCTCTCAGAGCAGTACATAGATGTGCTGCTTCAGTACCTGGTCCTGGCTGATGTTACTGACGTTTCCACTGATTTACTGGCTGACATATTTCAAGGGGTAGAAATATACAATCAAGTTGTGTCAGACAGAGCTGCGGAGTCCAAGGATCAAATGAAATGTGACCTGTCAAGCTGGGCTTTCTTAGGGCAGGAGGAAGTGTTGCGAAGCTTGGACAACAGCATCAGGGCCTATCCCGTCTCTCGGGTGTTGAAAACCATTCCTGGCATGCGAGGCAGGCTAACTGCTGAAGCCTTTTATCGGTCCCTTCTTCAGCAAGATCCACTTATTTCAAGAGTGAGGCAGAGTTGCTTGGATGGCATGTCGTGGGATAAAGCCAAAATGCATTTGCTACAGGGTAACCTCTCTTCTACATCCAGTGCCACAGGGAAAAGGAGCAGACTGTCCAGGCCCAAACTTAGAGAACCCCAGCAAATGAAGACTTGCCCATTGCCTTGTGATCAGCTTCAGGCCATTTGTAAAGACGACAAACAACTCATGCATGCTCTCGGGGAAGTTTTGGTCTCATCGCCTTACTCTCTTTGGCAGCAGGGTCTTAACGAGCCAAAGCTTGATAGGCCTCTGACAGAAGAGTGGTATCCGCAGACATCGCAGGAAGCTTCAGAAGGTCATCCGAGCACAGGCGAAGCCCTCGGGGATTTGAATGCCATCCAGACAGAAGAAAGATCGGGCAGTCATGCGTCTTCGGTTTGGATGGCCGCACACCAGCCCAGAGACTCTGTGGCTACCCAGGTGCTATGTGCACAGTTCAGGGCCCTGAGGTGGACGGCTTTTGGGGCCCATCTGTTTGATCAGTTTTACCATCGGCACAACGCAGCTTCTGGGTTAGGCAGTCTCTCTCAATACAGAGAGGATGCGAGCTGGGCAGTCGTACAGATGCTGGAAGATACGCTGAGAAAATGTAAGTGCCTGTGACTTTACGAGAGAAAAATGGAGAACCTTTACTCTCTTTTTAGTATAGTTATAAACTCCTTTGTAGGGTAATGTTACCAGAACATAAAAAAATTCTAGGTCAGGGGCTGGCGATCCCTGGCACATGGCCACCACCTGGCATGCGAGTTTTCTTTAGCACATCTGCCTTGATTTCCTCTCCCTCCCAACCTCTCCTTTCAGCAGTGCTATACTGAAAAAGAGGAAGTGAGCATGAGGGCAAGGCAGCACGTGATCAGAGGGCTGGGGCTTGGACCGCTTACTTCCTGGTTCTGATTCTGCCGCTGCAGCGATGTAgcaaggagggagagggggattaTGGATCTTAGGTGGCTTGATTCCGTGGAGCCACACCTGCTTCGAGAAAATGTgatcctgttgggggggggggaaccctctTTGGGAACAAGGTTTATTACACCAACATCTCCTTAGGAGATGTGGGATATTTTGTCAGCGAGGCTGACCCCTGAACTAAATCTTATTGACGAATGGTGTCACTTGTGCTATTGGATAAGCAGTTATCCATCATGGGAAAAAAAGCAGTGTTTTCATAATCACAGGTAAATGCGTTACACAGAGCTTGAGGAAAGGAGTGAGAGGCAGCAAGGAGCTTATTGCTCAtgggtttccatgcaaaaaactTTTCAGCAATGATAGCTCGTATGGCATCTTTTGTAAGCCACAGCACCGTATTAAGCAGCTGAAGGACTACATAGGCTATGGAAAACTTCAGGCAAGTCTTTATCCATGGTTGTATGCTGGATGTACAGTTGGAGCCCCAGCTAATGTTGGgctcaaatatacacacataagttaGATGCCTACATCTTGCTCAgcatctaaatttaggtgcctatatTCAAAGAGTAGAGGCACCTGACTTTAGTTGTCTAATTTAGGCACCCAGGACTGAGCTCCCTATTCCCGGCCATGGTCAAAGTCCCTGAATTTAGGAGCCTTTTGATTTAAGGCACCTCAACTTAGATGCTAAGcccagaaacatttttaaattcaaaagtcTAGGCACTTAGGTCTTTTGAATATTAGGCCCTTAGCAACACAGTAGATGGCTGCAGCTAATGATCAGTTGGCCCATCCAGACTGTCCAGTTGTCTTTCATTTTGGGTGGATGAACGTATAAAATCCCATACTTAAACCAAAACCAGCTCTTCGCAGGGGCggttcaaggcaatctgctgcctgaggcgagggatgagatggcactccCCTCCCCGCCAAGGAGTGGCACAAGAGCAAAGAGAGTGGGGGCATCCTCTTGGATTCTGGTCCTTTTGGAATTTGAAATGCTGGGTAagagtgggagacagagggtagaGTTCCCAGAGGGGTGGCAGATAGTGTCAGGAGCAATGTTTGTAGGATTCTAGTAACTcagccacactcccaggaatccTACCACCCATCTCCCACGTAGCCCTTTGGAAGTGGGAGTTGGGAGAATGTGTGTGGTGCCCTAGGTGATCCTCGCAGCTTTGCTCCCTCCCCTCAGCCCtaaccacacacaattaaaaatgatatattaacagcttacatgaaaaaggacatcagtcttctgaggtaaaaaaacacttacaaaaacatatatttacatgcattactgAGGTACCAGCcagaaaaacactttaaaaaatacacttgACTTCAtaaggtattaggcctactgtaacacGTTAGgtatgggcttgaccctcagaaagccataaataaattgaatctcaacaataatatagtaaaccccctatatcaaaacagcattaaTTGCCAGTCTTCAAGCAGTAACAACCCTTCCTATgcaaaaggcaacactgcaaatattacaccaggccctaaaacatcaatacacctgctattaggaaagcagaacaaatcaAGCTACTATAGACCCTACACAAACTACTCGCTGGCAGAAtatttcacctcagtcacacatgaagcataaatagaaaactgcagacaaaaactaaacaggAAACTACAACAAGACAGACTCtatatagtgcaacaatggaaaaactgaaatcgttcctcataaaacatcaaaaactaaaatcaagaaagataaaacaATCATAGCAGTAAAGtcaaactaataaaaaataaatatttttagaaCATCCAGtaagtaaacatttttaaaaattattcaaacatcaataaatatttcaaaacagcaggcacattaaataacacccaataattaaaactaataaagatgaaAAGTGttcctcactctccatacctgggaacttttggtttctagtcaccctgagattgtcgtgaacttgtggaggggagggggacccaCAAACTTTCCCCGTCTCTCATAGACAGACACTCTAACACAGATATGCTTCCCTCACGCACTCCCTGTCTCTATCTCCTACTCGCATATATGCTGTCTTATGCACTCCCTCCTGCTCATACGCATCCTCACGCTCTCACGTGTTctgtccctctctcatacacatatgctgCCTCACTCATGCCAGGTCTGATGCTACCTTCCCTTCCCACCCACatcctttctctttcctttccctcccactctCAATCTCCCCCACATCCAATGTTCTTCCTCCTCCTACTGGCAAATTAGAACACTGCCATGCTAGGTTGTCTTTTTGCCAAGGGAAGTAGAGAACTCTGCTGGCGTATGGATCTTATGCCCTCTCCCTCCAATCACTTCCTTGTCCCTCACTCATCCTTCTTACCTCACATTcactccccacctttccctcttaTTCTGTTCACTCCCTTCATTTATGCTTTATATTTCATTccttctgccttcttttccctCCCATCTTTCATGCCTCATtcattcccttctcctcccttccttctcactcaaccttttcttctttcccctcTCATCCGCTCACCTCCCTTCCTCAGCTGGCGGGGCCTGGCCTCCCTACTAGCAGCTGTTTGGAGTGGCCCCGCCGCTCTTCTTTCTCTGGAGGGACCTGGGCCTTCCTGCCAGGGGCTGTTCTGAGGCCAGCCCAGCTTCTTTTCTTTTGCTGGCGGGACCTGGGCCTCCCATCAGTGACTCTTCTCCAGGTCTGCCCCGCCATTCTTCTTTTGCTTATGGGGTCTGGACTCTCCACCAGTGGCTGCTCTCTGAGACTGGCCCCCACCTCTCTTTTGCTGACAGGACATCGGCCTCCCCGCCAACAGCTGTTTTCCGAGGCGGACCCCGCTGCTCTTCTTTCGTTGGCGGTGCCTGGTTTCCCTGCCAATGGGTCTTCTTCAGGGCCTCCCTGCCACTCTTCTTTCACTGGTGGGGCCTGGCCTTCTTGGGGTGGGATGCGGGAACCCCACTGGCATGTCCATAAATCACCAATCATTTCTTGCCGGGGGACACTTGTCAGGCGGGGAGATGAAgcggtcactgcaggagtatttGGGGGGAGGCACTTACTGCTGcctcaaaattttgccacctgaagcgACTGCCTCATGATAGAGCCACCCCTGTTCTTGGCTATGGATAAAAAGAAGGAGCAGTCTGATGTAGGTGATCAAGCTTGTACAGCTGACAACCAAAAGGGGAAAGGTTAAAGGGTGATGACCCCAGCTGTAGGCAGTCAAGCTTCTATGGCTGACTGCTGAGAGATATCCTTAGAGCAGGTAGTCGGGGGCAGCCATCAGGTGGCATGGGCCAAATGATCCTTTTCTATCGCTATCTTCTGTCACTTAG
Protein-coding regions in this window:
- the CCDC142 gene encoding coiled-coil domain-containing protein 142 isoform X2; this translates as MSWMSESGGCLPPPNFLVAQKKAAPADVGNEEGEDASASGSASLMNVTKSLRRNPLHPSVKCCLYPHSEEISLDSQEEKEVDSLMPDVHHRLSSGTTFVQVEQSLLGLDNCLFVQRNPITKTLQVHVKPMSVDSLHIEFYHHAAYATLGQRCAKLHALIWQRHHLMLAREYISRLKSASDFIQKLAGLLASDTCVLAAQQHSAVNSSRPSCGTKLLKTLCEELQVHTSHWRILQRTIRRDRWLRPLFLQKPCAIEHMKRTFALLSLRAIYLSEQYIDVLLQYLVLADVTDVSTDLLADIFQGVEIYNQVVSDRAAESKDQMKCDLSSWAFLGQEEVLRSLDNSIRAYPVSRVLKTIPGMRGRLTAEAFYRSLLQQDPLISRVRQSCLDGMSWDKAKMHLLQGNLSSTSSATGKRSRLSRPKLREPQQMKTCPLPCDQLQAICKDDKQLMHALGEVLVSSPYSLWQQGLNEPKLDRPLTEEWYPQTSQEASEGHPSTGEALGDLNAIQTEERSGSHASSVWMAAHQPRDSVATQVLCAQFRALRWTAFGAHLFDQFYHRHNAASGLGSLSQYREDASWAVVQMLEDTLRKSCVPEECEAEIKNLCLRLLVQAAVTSWDRGFSSALGFGVNDKCAPEPSQADGIVRSRTAGLLLDLFQPLEFLLQCLDSPWNLGTMIEPAFLSLRLAVLSRCLTTIESTCFWVMTKAYQYLSSWSLNQFLLVTQADLMLFHAEIEKLVALVKAAFPGDTAHSTSLQEAQLCLKIHAAASNIKRFLEEVLQMFTSDCRRMSTDLFQQIMPMGKHWRARLPSAEVVNDPSEYAVNAAHSVIGQVLKGIWPLSQDAQITVLTHVVTVFMEAWMDHILQHKIKFSLQGALQLKNDFDMVRDMIQSQDSGLSSDIRQAVLSLRVFHQVDNAIICLLQQPPSKKYMPSPVWEPFHICCSAAGRRTREFNNGSLNSLESLEVQASRNGASLEAQTSATADLLSKIRNNGNPECYLTVNQQEWLSLRLHSGRRWKVPSLPCMNRTPET
- the CCDC142 gene encoding coiled-coil domain-containing protein 142 isoform X1; the encoded protein is MLGAFPSCLPPFLTWPHHNIPAFETEAELRSVAAYLKGQTQTFLVEDLDLNPIFSAIMSWMSESGGCLPPPNFLVAQKKAAPADVGNEEGEDASASGSASLMNVTKSLRRNPLHPSVKCCLYPHSEEISLDSQEEKEVDSLMPDVHHRLSSGTTFVQVEQSLLGLDNCLFVQRNPITKTLQVHVKPMSVDSLHIEFYHHAAYATLGQRCAKLHALIWQRHHLMLAREYISRLKSASDFIQKLAGLLASDTCVLAAQQHSAVNSSRPSCGTKLLKTLCEELQVHTSHWRILQRTIRRDRWLRPLFLQKPCAIEHMKRTFALLSLRAIYLSEQYIDVLLQYLVLADVTDVSTDLLADIFQGVEIYNQVVSDRAAESKDQMKCDLSSWAFLGQEEVLRSLDNSIRAYPVSRVLKTIPGMRGRLTAEAFYRSLLQQDPLISRVRQSCLDGMSWDKAKMHLLQGNLSSTSSATGKRSRLSRPKLREPQQMKTCPLPCDQLQAICKDDKQLMHALGEVLVSSPYSLWQQGLNEPKLDRPLTEEWYPQTSQEASEGHPSTGEALGDLNAIQTEERSGSHASSVWMAAHQPRDSVATQVLCAQFRALRWTAFGAHLFDQFYHRHNAASGLGSLSQYREDASWAVVQMLEDTLRKSCVPEECEAEIKNLCLRLLVQAAVTSWDRGFSSALGFGVNDKCAPEPSQADGIVRSRTAGLLLDLFQPLEFLLQCLDSPWNLGTMIEPAFLSLRLAVLSRCLTTIESTCFWVMTKAYQYLSSWSLNQFLLVTQADLMLFHAEIEKLVALVKAAFPGDTAHSTSLQEAQLCLKIHAAASNIKRFLEEVLQMFTSDCRRMSTDLFQQIMPMGKHWRARLPSAEVVNDPSEYAVNAAHSVIGQVLKGIWPLSQDAQITVLTHVVTVFMEAWMDHILQHKIKFSLQGALQLKNDFDMVRDMIQSQDSGLSSDIRQAVLSLRVFHQVDNAIICLLQQPPSKKYMPSPVWEPFHICCSAAGRRTREFNNGSLNSLESLEVQASRNGASLEAQTSATADLLSKIRNNGNPECYLTVNQQEWLSLRLHSGRRWKVPSLPCMNRTPET